The following proteins come from a genomic window of Corynebacterium sp. P4-C1:
- a CDS encoding iron ABC transporter permease has translation MAISTPHAQSPSQSHLGSRADATADASASAPSGKIPRRLVGLGVLFLLLLASIVASIVFGSRQIPFGEVSAVFRDLGTAFGHAEGLNVDQRVIVELRIPRTLLGLVAGAALGASGALIQGHTRNPLADTGILGINYGASLAVVASFSLLGVTPVWATSMWAFGGAIAATALVFSLASIGGGQANPMTLVLGGAALSAVLSAIISGFILTDDANLDRMRFWTVGSIAGRDLTVFYGVLPFILVGLLLAFITAPQLNLLNLGDDIASGLGINTQRARLIGMALIALLAGAATAAAGPITFIGLVVPHLVRAITGPDYRWILPYSALTGAVMMLFADVVGRLIARPGELQVGIILAFVGAPFFIALIYRRRVVAI, from the coding sequence ATGGCTATCTCTACCCCGCATGCGCAATCCCCTTCTCAATCACACCTGGGGTCTCGCGCGGACGCTACTGCGGACGCTTCTGCCAGCGCTCCATCAGGTAAAATCCCGCGTCGCCTCGTCGGCCTCGGCGTCCTTTTCCTCCTATTGCTCGCCAGCATCGTTGCCAGCATCGTGTTTGGATCACGGCAGATCCCTTTTGGAGAAGTGTCCGCCGTGTTCCGCGATCTCGGCACGGCGTTCGGCCACGCGGAGGGGCTGAATGTGGATCAGCGCGTGATCGTCGAGCTCCGCATTCCCCGCACCCTGTTGGGCCTAGTCGCCGGTGCTGCCCTTGGCGCCTCCGGTGCATTGATCCAAGGGCACACGCGCAACCCTCTCGCGGACACGGGCATTCTCGGCATCAACTACGGTGCGTCCCTGGCCGTGGTTGCCAGCTTCTCCTTGCTGGGTGTGACGCCCGTGTGGGCTACCAGCATGTGGGCGTTCGGTGGGGCCATCGCTGCTACTGCGTTGGTGTTTAGTTTGGCGTCCATAGGAGGAGGACAGGCCAATCCAATGACGCTGGTCCTCGGCGGCGCGGCTTTGTCCGCGGTCCTCAGCGCCATCATCAGCGGTTTTATCCTCACTGACGATGCCAATCTGGATCGCATGCGCTTCTGGACCGTCGGCTCCATCGCGGGCCGGGATCTCACCGTGTTCTACGGCGTGCTGCCGTTTATCCTGGTGGGCCTCCTGCTGGCGTTCATCACGGCACCGCAGCTAAACCTCCTGAATCTGGGCGATGACATCGCCTCCGGACTGGGCATCAACACCCAGCGCGCCCGCCTGATTGGCATGGCTCTGATCGCACTGCTGGCCGGTGCCGCGACAGCTGCCGCCGGCCCCATCACCTTCATCGGCCTGGTGGTCCCGCACCTCGTGCGCGCCATCACGGGCCCTGATTACCGCTGGATCCTCCCTTACTCTGCCCTGACGGGTGCGGTGATGATGCTGTTCGCAGACGTGGTGGGCCGTCTGATCGCTCGTCCGGGCGAGTTGCAAGTAGGCATCATCCTCGCGTTCGTGGGCGCGCCGTTCTTCATCGCCCTTATTTATCGACGCCGGGTGGTGGCCATTTAA
- a CDS encoding iron chelate uptake ABC transporter family permease subunit: protein MSSLLARPTSSTIPGRPPFRVGSFSVVWRPRALTVSLLLLVAIVLLAAVSIGLGDYPVSPARVLEVLFTGQGTRIERLVVLDWRMPRALTAILVGCALGLSGALTQSVTRNALASPDILGFTTGASAAAVTVITLGGGAGGFLGWLSSIGIPLAAVLGAAVTATVMWALAWRRSTDSFRLVLFGIIISALLTSYINFLMIRTELRDAAAAQFWLTGSLSTADWSKMWPIAIVVLVFTPLLAWIGHQLLATLLGSDTARALGQNVQGVQVLLLAAAVALAAVAVSAAGPIGFVAFVAPQVALRLCNCSAPPLLASALTGAALLLLADISTQTLLPVELPVGILTSAIGGAFLIYLLVQRNRSTTA from the coding sequence ATGAGTTCCCTCCTTGCCCGCCCTACCTCTTCCACTATCCCTGGGCGCCCGCCATTCCGCGTGGGCTCATTTTCTGTGGTCTGGCGCCCTCGCGCGTTGACGGTGTCTCTATTGCTGCTCGTGGCGATCGTCTTGCTAGCGGCGGTCTCCATCGGCCTGGGTGACTATCCTGTGTCCCCGGCTCGTGTGCTGGAGGTGCTGTTCACCGGCCAGGGCACCCGCATTGAGCGTCTGGTGGTTTTGGATTGGCGCATGCCTCGTGCGCTGACGGCCATTCTGGTGGGCTGTGCGCTGGGATTATCCGGAGCCCTCACTCAGTCCGTGACTCGCAATGCGCTGGCCAGCCCGGATATCTTGGGCTTCACTACGGGCGCGTCCGCGGCCGCGGTCACCGTCATCACTCTGGGTGGTGGCGCTGGTGGTTTCCTCGGCTGGCTCAGCAGCATCGGCATTCCCTTGGCCGCGGTGCTTGGTGCGGCTGTCACCGCAACGGTGATGTGGGCTCTGGCGTGGAGGAGATCGACTGATTCCTTCCGGCTAGTGCTGTTCGGCATCATCATCTCTGCTCTGTTGACCTCGTATATCAACTTCCTGATGATCCGCACGGAGTTGCGCGATGCCGCGGCCGCGCAGTTCTGGCTTACTGGCTCCCTGAGCACTGCGGACTGGTCCAAGATGTGGCCCATCGCCATTGTTGTGTTGGTGTTTACACCGCTGCTGGCCTGGATTGGTCACCAACTTTTAGCCACCTTGCTGGGCTCGGATACTGCACGGGCTTTGGGACAAAACGTCCAGGGTGTGCAGGTGCTTCTGCTCGCCGCTGCCGTGGCTTTGGCAGCAGTGGCGGTCTCGGCCGCTGGCCCCATCGGGTTCGTCGCCTTCGTGGCCCCACAGGTGGCGCTGCGCTTGTGCAACTGCTCTGCACCACCGCTTCTGGCCTCTGCGCTGACCGGCGCTGCGCTACTCCTGCTGGCAGATATCAGCACCCAAACTCTTCTGCCCGTAGAGCTGCCGGTGGGCATTCTCACCTCGGCAATCGGCGGTGCGTTCCTTATTTATTTGCTGGTCCAACGGAATAGGTCAACCACGGCATGA
- a CDS encoding ABC transporter ATP-binding protein: MTQKHSMSARGLAVGYGDRTVIEGLDVDFPRGQITTIIGPNGCGKSTLLRAMSRLLPANEGEVLLDGADISSIRRKDLARTISVLPQTPTAPEGLNVADLVSRGRHPHQSWIRQWSSTDEAEVHKALEMTGSMGLAERTLDSLSGGQRQRVWISMVLAQNTDILFLDEPTTYLDLATSVEILELVQRLRRELDRTVVMVLHDLNLAVRYSDNLVVMKDGQVLATGRPSEVITPELLLEAFALNALVIEDPVTGGPLIVPK; the protein is encoded by the coding sequence ATGACTCAGAAGCACAGCATGAGCGCACGCGGCCTCGCCGTGGGCTACGGCGACCGGACGGTCATCGAAGGCTTGGACGTGGACTTTCCTCGCGGGCAGATCACCACAATCATCGGCCCCAATGGCTGCGGCAAATCCACGTTGTTGCGAGCCATGTCTCGTCTCCTTCCGGCGAATGAGGGCGAAGTGCTGTTAGACGGCGCCGATATCTCATCCATCAGGCGCAAGGACCTCGCACGGACCATCAGCGTGCTGCCACAAACCCCTACCGCCCCGGAGGGACTCAACGTGGCTGATCTCGTCTCGCGCGGTCGGCACCCACACCAATCGTGGATCCGTCAGTGGTCGTCCACGGACGAAGCCGAGGTGCACAAGGCGCTGGAAATGACTGGCTCGATGGGGCTGGCGGAGCGCACCCTGGATTCTCTGTCCGGAGGGCAGCGGCAGCGTGTGTGGATCTCCATGGTTCTTGCGCAGAACACGGACATCCTGTTCCTGGACGAGCCCACCACCTACCTGGATCTGGCCACGTCGGTAGAGATTTTGGAGCTGGTGCAGCGTCTACGCCGAGAGCTGGATCGGACTGTGGTGATGGTGCTGCACGATCTCAACTTGGCTGTACGCTACAGCGATAATCTCGTGGTGATGAAGGATGGACAGGTCCTCGCCACCGGGCGTCCCAGCGAGGTCATTACCCCAGAGCTACTGCTCGAGGCGTTTGCCCTCAACGCGCTAGTCATCGAGGATCCTGTCACCGGCGGTCCGCTGATCGTCCCCAAGTGA
- a CDS encoding DedA family protein codes for MHLSDLMDATTLLQNFGGWALGGIALIIFIESGVLFPFLPGDSMLVTAAILRDQLGLNVPILVGVAIVAAFLGDQVGFWLGHRFGRKLFKPDAKILITEHLEQAEAFFLKYGPLALVLGRFIPIVRTYIPVAAGTAEMPYKKFVGWNVTGAVLWIVSMVGIGVLLGDIPGIADRIDMIAIVIVLVSVTPVVISAMINWRKSKKTPAQELMED; via the coding sequence GTGCACTTAAGCGACCTCATGGACGCCACCACCCTGCTCCAGAACTTTGGCGGCTGGGCGCTCGGCGGCATTGCGCTGATTATCTTTATTGAATCCGGCGTGCTCTTCCCGTTCCTCCCCGGCGATTCCATGCTGGTCACCGCGGCAATCTTGCGCGATCAGCTGGGCTTGAACGTTCCGATTCTGGTGGGCGTGGCCATCGTCGCGGCGTTCTTGGGCGACCAGGTAGGTTTCTGGCTCGGCCACCGCTTTGGCCGCAAGTTGTTTAAGCCCGACGCCAAGATCCTCATAACCGAGCACCTCGAACAAGCCGAGGCTTTCTTCCTGAAGTACGGGCCGTTGGCTCTGGTACTGGGGCGCTTCATCCCGATCGTGCGTACCTACATTCCCGTGGCCGCTGGTACCGCGGAGATGCCGTACAAGAAGTTCGTGGGATGGAACGTCACGGGTGCAGTGCTGTGGATTGTCAGCATGGTCGGCATTGGCGTGCTGCTGGGGGATATCCCGGGCATTGCGGATCGCATCGACATGATCGCCATCGTCATCGTGCTGGTGTCTGTGACTCCGGTGGTGATTTCCGCGATGATCAACTGGCGGAAGTCCAAGAAGACTCCCGCCCAGGAGCTGATGGAGGACTAA
- the rplE gene encoding 50S ribosomal protein L5, whose protein sequence is MSENYTPRLKSEYRAEIREKLNSEFNYDNVMQIPGVTKVVVNMGVGDAARDSKLINGAIEDLTLITGQKPQIRVAKKAIANFKLREGMPIGARVTLRGDRKWEFLDRLLTVALPRIRDFRGLSDQQFDGHGNYTFGLNEQSMFYEIDVDKIDRPRGMNITVVTTATNDDEGRALLRELGFPFKSKQGLRRVIPASV, encoded by the coding sequence ATGAGCGAAAACTACACTCCACGCCTCAAGTCCGAGTACCGTGCAGAAATCCGCGAGAAGCTGAACTCTGAGTTCAACTACGACAACGTCATGCAGATCCCAGGCGTCACCAAGGTGGTCGTCAACATGGGTGTCGGCGACGCTGCTCGCGATTCCAAGCTGATCAATGGTGCGATCGAAGATCTCACCCTGATCACCGGTCAGAAGCCACAGATCCGCGTTGCGAAGAAGGCTATCGCTAACTTCAAGCTCCGCGAAGGCATGCCCATCGGCGCTCGCGTTACCCTGCGCGGCGACCGCAAGTGGGAGTTCCTGGACCGTCTGCTGACCGTCGCGCTGCCACGTATTCGTGACTTCCGCGGCCTGTCTGACCAGCAGTTCGACGGCCACGGTAACTACACCTTCGGCCTGAACGAGCAGTCCATGTTCTACGAAATCGACGTAGACAAGATTGACCGTCCACGCGGTATGAACATCACCGTGGTCACCACTGCGACCAACGATGATGAGGGACGCGCCCTGCTCCGCGAGCTGGGCTTCCCATTCAAGTCCAAGCAGGGACTCCGGCGAGTAATTCCCGCTTCTGTTTGA
- a CDS encoding siderophore-interacting protein — MPPPNQPFSSPEDFAATPIEGLNIRAAVAAMPPEVRPNLRWYTVRHLDKARGLLAFDVATHGVSAEDVHSTSGPGLSWCLSAQPGDPAGLWTCQGLWHREHRTQLLVADPTSLPSMRAILEYLATLYPEQLASTHVIAVTSTDSDSEPHLEDWRNRLSSLTRISAPSDGYAQAIAEHLANIDVESSRNRQHKPHPDVDYVWVAGEGDFCKVVRSHAIKTWQLNKDNILWCPYWFVGKARP, encoded by the coding sequence ATGCCGCCACCGAATCAGCCCTTTAGTTCTCCGGAGGACTTCGCCGCCACACCCATCGAGGGCCTGAACATACGGGCTGCCGTGGCAGCAATGCCTCCCGAAGTGCGGCCCAACCTGCGGTGGTACACCGTGCGCCACCTCGACAAAGCCCGCGGCTTGCTGGCGTTTGACGTCGCTACGCACGGGGTGTCTGCGGAAGATGTCCACTCCACCTCCGGCCCAGGGCTCTCGTGGTGTTTGTCCGCACAGCCGGGCGACCCTGCTGGCTTGTGGACTTGCCAAGGCCTGTGGCATCGCGAGCACCGCACACAACTACTGGTGGCAGATCCCACCTCCCTGCCTTCCATGCGCGCGATCCTAGAGTACCTCGCCACGCTCTATCCCGAACAGCTCGCTTCCACGCACGTCATCGCGGTCACCAGTACCGATTCCGATTCAGAGCCCCACCTGGAAGATTGGCGCAACCGTCTAAGCAGCCTCACCCGGATCTCCGCACCTTCTGACGGTTATGCGCAGGCCATCGCCGAGCATCTCGCCAACATTGACGTTGAGTCCTCGCGCAATCGACAGCACAAGCCCCACCCAGACGTGGACTATGTGTGGGTCGCCGGGGAGGGGGATTTCTGCAAGGTGGTGCGCTCCCACGCCATCAAGACTTGGCAGCTCAACAAGGACAACATCCTGTGGTGCCCTTATTGGTTCGTCGGCAAGGCTCGCCCCTAG
- a CDS encoding iron-siderophore ABC transporter substrate-binding protein translates to MTLKKILVSTAAVLTLGAALTACSTDDQSGNSGDSQAVNAEQGAFPTTIEHRYGSTEIKEAPQRVVSLGYTDQDALLALGVTPVSVKYWDGMTPDGQAAGNWSNDKIEGDTPRIDKDTEVNAEAIAKDNPDLIVAVYSDIDEDTYKKLSEIAPVVVQKGEYEELQQPWDVTTEEIGQAVGKPEEAKRQVEQVKEKFAELKGRHPEWAEKELGVATVSDESLAVFAEGDPRSRFFTELGFKINPAYAGITKDKFYGEVSKENADQINSDVLVWDQLSYSPKQSKASVTEDPIVGKLPAVKDGHSVYLEGDLEKAFGWQTVLSLNYLLDKIEQPLADATK, encoded by the coding sequence ATGACACTCAAGAAGATTCTCGTTAGCACCGCTGCTGTGCTGACCTTGGGCGCGGCACTGACCGCTTGCTCGACTGATGACCAGTCCGGAAATTCCGGGGACTCCCAGGCAGTCAACGCCGAGCAGGGCGCATTCCCCACCACCATCGAGCACCGCTACGGCTCCACCGAAATCAAGGAAGCCCCGCAGCGCGTGGTCTCCTTGGGCTACACGGATCAGGACGCACTGCTGGCGCTGGGAGTTACTCCTGTCTCCGTGAAGTACTGGGACGGAATGACCCCGGATGGTCAGGCTGCGGGCAACTGGTCCAATGACAAGATCGAGGGCGACACTCCTCGGATCGACAAGGACACAGAAGTCAACGCGGAAGCCATCGCCAAGGACAATCCAGACCTCATCGTGGCCGTGTACTCGGACATCGATGAAGACACGTACAAGAAGCTGTCTGAGATCGCCCCTGTCGTCGTACAAAAGGGCGAATACGAAGAACTACAGCAACCATGGGACGTGACCACGGAAGAGATCGGGCAGGCCGTGGGCAAGCCTGAAGAGGCAAAGCGCCAGGTGGAGCAGGTCAAGGAGAAGTTCGCAGAGCTCAAGGGCCGCCACCCAGAATGGGCCGAAAAGGAACTCGGCGTGGCCACTGTCTCCGACGAGAGCCTGGCTGTCTTTGCCGAGGGCGATCCGCGTAGCCGCTTCTTCACCGAGCTGGGATTCAAGATCAACCCGGCCTACGCGGGCATCACCAAGGACAAGTTCTACGGTGAGGTCTCCAAGGAAAACGCAGACCAGATCAACTCTGACGTGCTGGTGTGGGATCAACTGTCTTACTCTCCGAAGCAGAGCAAGGCTTCTGTGACCGAGGATCCGATCGTGGGCAAGCTGCCCGCCGTGAAGGACGGACACAGTGTCTACCTGGAAGGCGACCTGGAAAAGGCCTTCGGATGGCAGACCGTGCTGAGCCTGAACTACCTGCTGGACAAGATCGAGCAGCCGTTGGCAGACGCCACGAAGTAG
- a CDS encoding methionyl-tRNA formyltransferase: protein MRVAVFGYQSWGHRTLSAVINAGHEVVLVVTHPASDHPYEQMWADSVEELASEHELQVCVTERVGQDVIEALRDAAPDIIVANNWRTWLPPEVFSLAKHGALNVHDGLLPEYAGFSPILWALLNRETHVGVTVHEMDEVLDGGPIVAQRAIPVGPQDTTTDLVAKTIDLIEPLVERALSDVAQGTATAQPQDPTRATYFHKRGEQESRIDFTQPAEDIALLVRAQSDPYPNAYFEFRGQRVRVLSAHVSQGRFGGTPGRVTIPHEGGIAVVCGSPRANVPAPAIVLDRVRLDDNSELTATEFFGHRAGYIQPKV from the coding sequence ATGCGAGTTGCTGTTTTCGGCTATCAGTCGTGGGGACACCGGACGTTGTCTGCGGTCATCAATGCTGGTCATGAAGTAGTTTTGGTAGTTACGCACCCTGCCAGCGATCACCCTTATGAGCAAATGTGGGCAGACTCCGTTGAGGAGCTCGCCAGCGAACATGAGCTCCAGGTGTGTGTCACTGAGCGCGTGGGTCAAGACGTCATTGAGGCGTTGCGCGATGCTGCACCAGACATCATCGTGGCCAACAATTGGCGAACCTGGCTTCCTCCCGAGGTTTTCAGCCTGGCCAAGCACGGCGCATTGAATGTCCACGATGGTCTCCTGCCCGAGTACGCCGGATTTTCGCCCATCCTGTGGGCGCTGTTGAACCGGGAAACTCACGTGGGCGTCACTGTGCACGAGATGGATGAAGTGCTGGACGGCGGACCCATCGTTGCCCAGCGCGCGATCCCCGTGGGTCCGCAGGACACCACCACGGATCTCGTGGCCAAGACCATCGACCTCATCGAGCCCCTCGTGGAACGCGCATTGAGTGACGTCGCCCAAGGCACCGCCACTGCGCAACCTCAAGATCCCACCCGCGCTACGTACTTCCACAAGCGCGGCGAGCAGGAATCTCGCATAGATTTCACCCAACCTGCGGAAGATATCGCCTTGCTGGTCAGGGCGCAGTCCGACCCGTACCCCAATGCTTACTTTGAATTCCGAGGCCAGCGCGTCCGCGTGCTTTCCGCGCACGTCTCGCAGGGCCGCTTCGGCGGAACCCCCGGCCGAGTCACCATCCCTCACGAGGGAGGAATCGCGGTGGTCTGTGGATCGCCCCGTGCCAACGTGCCGGCGCCGGCGATTGTTCTGGATCGTGTTCGTCTCGACGACAACTCGGAACTGACCGCCACCGAATTCTTTGGACATAGGGCTGGATATATCCAACCAAAGGTTTGA
- a CDS encoding esterase family protein, which translates to MTTLHRISVPADAEALVFPDPYRSNVELTESMSTVDVRIPAHSAVTYSFQSGELKYPDPHNAHGAGPQASLLSGDSVDQTLWPPRSPEVIADLPGARLSIDRKVFGRRCTARLDDRGADTTVVFLDGDDWIHLHDLTGALDRAVTAGLIPQINRVFLPAAKDRSEEYTSQTFASALATELPPIINSSHIVLVGQSFGGLSALRAALTASTETTPAIKGAIAQSPAVWWSADRSAELADTLSDGPAGGDIAAQLTGPSLENPAAHSGSGLARIVLTCGAEEPPMQRHVDAVADALTRRGFPTTNHRTPGGHDPAMWRHGIIPALAELLG; encoded by the coding sequence GTGACCACCCTTCACCGAATCTCGGTGCCCGCGGATGCGGAAGCCCTCGTTTTCCCGGACCCCTACCGCTCGAACGTCGAGCTCACCGAATCGATGTCCACCGTCGATGTGCGCATCCCGGCGCACTCAGCAGTGACCTATAGCTTTCAATCCGGCGAGCTGAAATATCCCGATCCACATAACGCACACGGCGCAGGCCCACAGGCGAGCCTATTGAGCGGCGATTCTGTGGACCAGACACTCTGGCCGCCTCGCTCCCCAGAAGTCATCGCGGACTTGCCCGGCGCACGCCTGTCCATCGACCGGAAGGTATTCGGCAGGCGCTGCACCGCGCGCCTCGATGACCGCGGTGCGGATACCACCGTGGTGTTTTTGGATGGCGATGACTGGATCCATCTGCATGACCTCACGGGCGCACTGGACCGGGCAGTCACGGCAGGGCTTATCCCCCAGATCAACCGCGTCTTCCTGCCGGCAGCCAAAGACCGCAGCGAGGAGTACACCTCCCAAACATTCGCCAGCGCACTGGCCACCGAGCTTCCGCCGATCATCAACAGCAGCCACATAGTCCTGGTGGGGCAAAGCTTCGGCGGTCTCTCCGCCCTGCGCGCAGCTCTTACGGCTTCCACCGAAACCACGCCTGCAATCAAAGGAGCCATCGCCCAGTCCCCTGCCGTCTGGTGGTCCGCTGACCGTTCTGCAGAGCTCGCGGACACGCTCTCGGACGGGCCCGCAGGAGGCGACATTGCCGCACAGCTCACTGGCCCCTCACTCGAAAATCCTGCGGCTCACAGTGGCTCCGGTCTGGCACGCATCGTACTGACGTGCGGTGCAGAAGAGCCGCCCATGCAACGACACGTGGATGCAGTGGCCGATGCCCTGACACGCCGCGGCTTTCCCACCACCAATCACCGCACGCCCGGTGGCCACGACCCTGCGATGTGGCGCCACGGGATCATCCCGGCACTCGCCGAATTGCTGGGCTGA